AAGCACTCAAATATAATGGTTCTTGATAGCGGTTAATTTCCTACTAACAAAGGCAAGCGCAGATTATTTAATTACAAAAAATTATAGACGAAAGACAGTTTAATTTGACTATTTTTGTCAGGGTATTGTAAATTTTATACTATACCTAAAGAAAGACCAATTTCATGAATTACCACTTGATCTACGACGGAAACTGCAATCTCTGCGTCACCCTAGTCCAGTTGCTGGAAAACCTAGACCAAGGAAATCTGTTTCGCTACACCCCGATGCAAGATAAGCAAACACTGAGACAGTGGGGAGTTACACCCCAAGATTGCGAACAGGGGATGATTTTAATTGATGCTAATGCACCTTCCAGACGTTGGCAAGGTAGTGAGGCTGCTGAGGAAATTCGGCGGTTATTGCCGATGGGAAGTCTATTTGTGGAAGCTTATCGGACGTTACCTGGGATGAAGTGGGTAGGCGATCGCTTCTATGAACAAATCCGCGACAACCGCTATACTCTTTTTGGCAAGCGTGGAAGTACTTATCAATCAGTTTATTGTGCCGATGGTAGCTGCAACCCAGAAAATTACGAATAATTAGAGCTTTTGGGGTTTCTGGGAAATCAATTCTCCCACTTCCACTTTCTCCTGCTCTGAAGTAATTTCGGGTTTTCTTATTTGCAAGTTTTTTTGTCCTACCCCAAAACATTAAAGTAATTCATGAAAATCAAATTGTCCTTAATAATTGGTTTGATAATTAGTTTTAACTTGCCATCATACACAAAGACTGCTATAGCTCGGTCTGTAAATGCTAAAAGCTTTAGCGATTGGTGTCAGCAGCAATCAACGTTATCTCCAGAAACAAGAAATACAGTGGAGATCCTGTTAGAAAAGGCTAATACTCAAAACTGCGCGCAGGCTAACGAAAGGCTTACCAAACTGACTGTTATCGACCTTGATGACAATCAAATCAGCGATCTCCAGCCTTTATCGGCGCTAACTAATTTGACTATACTCTCGCTCGACTCCAATCAAATCAGCGATCTCCAGCCTTTATCGGCGCTGACTAATTTGACTACACTCACGCTCATCAACAATCAAATCAGCGATCTCCAGCCTTTATCGGCGCTGACTAATTTGACTACACTCTGGCTGGATGACAATCAAATCAACGATATCAAGCCTTTATCGGCGCTGACTAATTTGACTACACTCTGGCTGGATGACAATCAACTCAGGGCTATCCAACCTTTATCGGCTCTGGCTAATTTGACTGAACTCACGCTCCAGTCTAATCAAATCAACGATATCAAGCCTTTATCGGCGCTGACTAATTTGACTGAACTCTCGCTTAATGACAATAAAGTCAGCGATCTCCAGCCTTTATCGGCGCTGACTAATTTGACTGAACTCTCGCTTAATGACAATCAAGTCAGCAATCTCCAGCCTTTATCGGCGCTGACTAATTTGACTCATCTCACCCTCGACTCCAATAAAGTCAGCGATCTCCAGCCTTTATCGGCGCTGACTAATTTGACTACACTCTGGATGGATGCCAATCAAATCAACGATATCAAGCCTTTATCGGCGCTGACTAATTTGACTGATCTCACCCTCGACTCCAATCAAATCAGGGCTATCCAGCCTTTATCGGCGCTGACTAATTTGACTACACTCTGGCTGGATGACAATCAAATCAGGGCTATCCAGCCTTTATCGGCGCTGACTAATTTGACTATACTCTCGCTCGACTCCAATCAAATCAGGGATCTCCAGCCTTTATCAGCGCTGACTAATTTGACTACACTCACCCTCGACTCCAATCAAATCAACGATATCAAACCTTTATCGGCGCTGACTAATTTGAGTACACTTTGGCTGGATGACAATCAAATCAACGATATCAAGCCTTTATCGGCGCTGACTAATTTGACTGAACTTACGCTTAACTCCAATGAAATCAAGGATATCCAGACTTTATCAGCGCTGACTAATTTGACCGAACTCTCGCTCGACTTCAATGAAATCAGCGATATCAAACCATTATCGACGCTGACTAATTTAAAGCTTCTGGGTATTAAGAATAACCCGATTGCACCCCAGACCTGTCCTGTGGAACCAGAGTCGATCTGTACCTTTAATTAAGTTCAATTGGTTTGAATTTATCACCTTTCAGGCTGTGTGCGATACTCCGAAGGAGTTGTTTGGCGATCGCATCACTCCCATGAAATTGTCTGCGCTAGGGAGAACTTTCTAAAACAAATTTAAACACTGGCTTGATTAAACACCTCTAAAATGTGCCGACAAATCTGCTTGAGTTTGTCCCCGACTTGTGGCGAAGGTTCAGACATCCCGACAAAACTCCAGTTATCCACTGTAGACAATCGCCAAGCCTCACCGCGATGGTCAAAACCAGCCACTTCTAAACCAATAGCACGACGTGACTGATTTATGGGATCTTGGTAAAAGCGGATTTGAATCAAAATACTGCGACTGCGCCAAGATTTGCTGATTCCCGGAAAGTGAAAGCCGATGTCTATAGAATCTGGATCAATTAATTCCCTGGTTTCTGGGTCATTCTTCCAAGGTTTGAGATCCGATTTAGCATCAGGAAACTCGAATTTAAATAAATTCACTACCGTAGCAATCTTGCTTGCGAGTTCAAGGTTTGTTGCTTGTTCAGATGCGTTCACGAAAAAACACTCCTATATTTTGCCGATCTAGGGGGAATGTTACGACAGAAAAACCGCCAGAAGGCTGATCATATTGGTGTTTGGAGCTTATCAATACCTTTTAGATTTAGCAAATTTAAAATTACGCTTTCCTCACAATTAAGGTGATCAACAATTGCTGATTAAGTCTTTTGAGACTGAGCTTGGTTATCTTGAGTAATTATACTTAATTTTTTCATAAATACGCACTAACAACGCCCATGAGCAAAAATATCAGCCCCAATAACCAGAATTTTCCGAAAAATCCCTTGTTAATTAGAACCATAGATCACCCCAGCGATCTAAAATTACACTGTTAATTGGCATACACAAAACAAATTAAATTCAGTTTATGGCGCGTCACCGCTCGATTTTTTCTCTGCTTTTAGTATTATTAGCTACATTCCTCATTAGTTGTGGTAGCCCTAGCGTCACAGTTGCACCTCCAACTTACACAGCTACTCAACTGGAGCGAATTGGGGAATACGTTCCGAAAATTCAGGCTGTGCGCGATCGCGCAGGAGAACTGAAAACCCTGATCAAAACACAGGATTGGATTGATGTCAGCAATTTTATACATGGCCCGATGACAGAAGCTAGGTCAAGCATGACTTATATCATTCCCAACCTCCTACCTTCTACCCAACCCATAGCACGGCAAAAAACGCGAGATTTGCTTAACCACCTGGTGAAAATCGATCAAGCGGCTGGACCAAGTGATACCCAACTTGCTTTGAGTAACTACCAAGAAGTTATCGAAGACATTGATAATTTCTTTAAACTGCTTCCTGACACAAACTCGCAAGCATAAGTAACTTAGGCGACCACTTACAAGGGGTAGAGGGAAACTTTTTTAACTTTTCTCTCTGCCCCTAATTTATTTTATGACTGACGCACACTCCACAAATTTTTGGCGTTCTTGGGCATTATCTGGGAAAAGGCGGTATATGCTGACCGCACCCTATGGGAACTATAAATTCAGCGTTTTGGCAACTTTTCCGTAATTCCTCGCCTATGAGTTGATTAATTAATAGAGAGTAAGTCCAGACTTTTGTCTGAGAGAGGAGAAGATGAAATTAAATTTTCTCAAACCAAAACGGATTTTTTTTCTAGGTATATTTTCAGCATCCATAGTTTTTTCTCCGTTGTCTAGCCTCGCCTTAAAGGTGGAAGAAGTGCCGAATCCTCGACAAGTATCGGGTGGTTGGGTAACTGATCTGGCAGATATTCTCAGCGATGATACAGAAGCCCAAATTAATCAGATGATTTCTGATTTAGAAGCTAAAAAAGGGACAGAAATTGCTGTGGTCACAGTACCCACAACTTCCCCAGCAACTTCGCCCAAAAGTTTTGCAACCGAATTATTCAATCATTGGGGAATTGGTAAACAAGGAGAAGATAATGGTGTATTATTCTTAATTTCAGTAGGCGATCGCCGGGTAGAAATTGAAACTGGTTACGGTGTTGAGGCGATATTACCTGATGCCAGAGTCGGCAACATAATCAATAGCCAAATTATCCCAGAATTTAAAAAAGGTGATTTTGCAGGTGGGACACTGGCGGGAACCAAAGCGCTGGTATTGGTTTTAGGTTCTGACCCGGCTCAAGCTGCTACTCTATTTACAACAGAAACTACTGCCGATGGCTGGAACTGGGGAGTATTCGCTCAAACAGCCGGGAATATAATACTGGCAGTAGGAAGTGTGATGTTTCTGATTATATCCCCTCGGCTCATCCCTAAGAAAATGTTCCTGGTACGAGAAGAGGATATACGTCAAAAACAGCGCGCCTACCTTTTTTTGTGTGGTGATTGCCAACGGCCGATGAAAAAAGTAGACGCAACGATAATTGAGCCATATCTAAAAAAACCGCACAAAACCGCACAAAATATCCGTAGTGTCAAATTTCAGGGGTGGAAATGTGTCCATTGTAGCCCAATACCAAATGGTAAGGGATTTAATTTAATTGCTCTTGAGAGTAATTCATCTCGATTTCAACAATGCCCCCATTGTAAAGAATTGACTATAATTCGCACTGAGAAAGTTATCGAAAGACCCACGCGACTTACTTCGGGAATCAAACAGGTTGTCGATAAATGCCATTGTTGTACTTATCACCACGAAATGGAGAAAAAAATTCCCCCTTTACCTCCCCCATCTAGCGGTGGTAGTGGTGGCGGTGGTTATAGTGGCGGTGGTTATAGTGGTGGTGGTTATAGTGGCGGTGGTAGTAGTGGCGGCAGCTTTGGCGGTGGTAGTAGCGGTGGCGGCGGTGCTGGTGGGAGTTGGTAACGATTATTTTCCGTAATTCCTCCTTTATGAATTGATTCATTAATTAAGAGTCAATACAGATTATGTCTGAGAGAGGAGAAGATGAAATTAAATTTCCTAAAACCAAAGCGGATTTTTCTGTTAGGTATATTTTCAGCATCTATCGTCCTTTCTCCGTTGTCTAGCCTCGCCTTAAAGGTGGAAGAAGTGCCGAATCCTCGACAAGTATCGGGTGGTTGGGTAACTGATCTGGCAGATATTCTCAGCGCGGATACCAAAGCCCAAATTAATCAGATGATTGCTGATTTAGAGGCGAAAAATGGCACAGAAATTGCTGTAGTCACAGTACCCACAACTTCCCCAGCGCCTTCACCCAAAAGTTTTGCGACGGAATTATTCAATCATTGGGGAATTGGGAAACAAGGAGAAGATAATGGTGTATTATTCTTAATCTCAGTAGGCGATCGCCGGGTAGAAATTGAGACTGGTTACGGTGTCGAGGCGATTTTACCTGATGCCAAAGTCGGTAACATAATCAATAGCAAAATTACGCCGCGATTTAAACAAGGTGATTTCTCAGGTGGGACACTGGCGGGAACCAAAGCATTAATAGTAGTTTTAGGTTCTGATTCTCAGCCCCCAGGATTATTTACTAGAGTCATTCAATCTACTATTGATCGCTTTGGGGTTTCATCGGATTTATTAGTATTCTTACTTTTGGTAGGAATAACAGAGGCATCAGTCATAGGGTTGTTTTTTTTCAACCGATTCATATACGAAAGATCGCGGAGAACTCTTTTACATCCAGAAGACAGGACAAGAAGAAAAGAAGGTTATTATGTTTTTTGCTGTATCGAGTGTAAGAAACGCATGAAAAACATAGATTTCAAAAGCGTTGCACCACATCTCAACGTCAAGGAACAAACAGCACTAAAGTTAGGTAGTGTCAAATTTGAGGGGTGGCAATGTCTCACTTGCTCTCAGCAGTCAACTGGTAGGGGATTTCATTTAATTGGTCTGGAAAGTACTTTATATAAGTTTGACATCTGCCCTCACTGTAAAGAATATACCGTTACTCGCACTGATAAAATTCTCAACCGAGCCACTCGATCTCGTGGGGGCAAAAAACTGGTGATGCATAAATGCCACCATTGTAATTATTACCAGGAAACCGAGAAAACAATTCCCCGCTTACCTCCTCCTTCTTCTAGCAGTGGTGGTGGTTATGGTGGTGGTGGTTATAGTGGTGGTGGAGGTTTTGGCGGTGGTAGTAGCGGCGGTGGTGGTGCTGGTGGAGATTTCT
This genomic interval from Nodularia sp. LEGE 06071 contains the following:
- a CDS encoding leucine-rich repeat domain-containing protein, which encodes MKIKLSLIIGLIISFNLPSYTKTAIARSVNAKSFSDWCQQQSTLSPETRNTVEILLEKANTQNCAQANERLTKLTVIDLDDNQISDLQPLSALTNLTILSLDSNQISDLQPLSALTNLTTLTLINNQISDLQPLSALTNLTTLWLDDNQINDIKPLSALTNLTTLWLDDNQLRAIQPLSALANLTELTLQSNQINDIKPLSALTNLTELSLNDNKVSDLQPLSALTNLTELSLNDNQVSNLQPLSALTNLTHLTLDSNKVSDLQPLSALTNLTTLWMDANQINDIKPLSALTNLTDLTLDSNQIRAIQPLSALTNLTTLWLDDNQIRAIQPLSALTNLTILSLDSNQIRDLQPLSALTNLTTLTLDSNQINDIKPLSALTNLSTLWLDDNQINDIKPLSALTNLTELTLNSNEIKDIQTLSALTNLTELSLDFNEISDIKPLSTLTNLKLLGIKNNPIAPQTCPVEPESICTFN
- the psbQ gene encoding photosystem II protein PsbQ; amino-acid sequence: MARHRSIFSLLLVLLATFLISCGSPSVTVAPPTYTATQLERIGEYVPKIQAVRDRAGELKTLIKTQDWIDVSNFIHGPMTEARSSMTYIIPNLLPSTQPIARQKTRDLLNHLVKIDQAAGPSDTQLALSNYQEVIEDIDNFFKLLPDTNSQA
- a CDS encoding TPM domain-containing protein, producing the protein MKLNFLKPKRIFLLGIFSASIVLSPLSSLALKVEEVPNPRQVSGGWVTDLADILSADTKAQINQMIADLEAKNGTEIAVVTVPTTSPAPSPKSFATELFNHWGIGKQGEDNGVLFLISVGDRRVEIETGYGVEAILPDAKVGNIINSKITPRFKQGDFSGGTLAGTKALIVVLGSDSQPPGLFTRVIQSTIDRFGVSSDLLVFLLLVGITEASVIGLFFFNRFIYERSRRTLLHPEDRTRRKEGYYVFCCIECKKRMKNIDFKSVAPHLNVKEQTALKLGSVKFEGWQCLTCSQQSTGRGFHLIGLESTLYKFDICPHCKEYTVTRTDKILNRATRSRGGKKLVMHKCHHCNYYQETEKTIPRLPPPSSSSGGGYGGGGYSGGGGFGGGSSGGGGAGGDF
- a CDS encoding thiol-disulfide oxidoreductase DCC family protein, producing MNYHLIYDGNCNLCVTLVQLLENLDQGNLFRYTPMQDKQTLRQWGVTPQDCEQGMILIDANAPSRRWQGSEAAEEIRRLLPMGSLFVEAYRTLPGMKWVGDRFYEQIRDNRYTLFGKRGSTYQSVYCADGSCNPENYE
- a CDS encoding TPM domain-containing protein — protein: MKLNFLKPKRIFFLGIFSASIVFSPLSSLALKVEEVPNPRQVSGGWVTDLADILSDDTEAQINQMISDLEAKKGTEIAVVTVPTTSPATSPKSFATELFNHWGIGKQGEDNGVLFLISVGDRRVEIETGYGVEAILPDARVGNIINSQIIPEFKKGDFAGGTLAGTKALVLVLGSDPAQAATLFTTETTADGWNWGVFAQTAGNIILAVGSVMFLIISPRLIPKKMFLVREEDIRQKQRAYLFLCGDCQRPMKKVDATIIEPYLKKPHKTAQNIRSVKFQGWKCVHCSPIPNGKGFNLIALESNSSRFQQCPHCKELTIIRTEKVIERPTRLTSGIKQVVDKCHCCTYHHEMEKKIPPLPPPSSGGSGGGGYSGGGYSGGGYSGGGSSGGSFGGGSSGGGGAGGSW